Proteins from a single region of Deltaproteobacteria bacterium:
- a CDS encoding phosphotransferase yields the protein MTELQPDEKSIEFVLAAWPRAARSHDDLSWEPLYGDGSDRCFYRVSSGLRTALLVQGRDRAENRSYELIGRHLWSLNQAGPEFLAVDQEHGLFLIEDLGNSSLQNVACTLDFSGRVEMYQRVISLMANVHQKGKKGFDPKWCYQTPRYDRALILDRETGYFTAQFLRGDLGLTLPVRRLTPEFEALADAALHETEAVLMHRDFQSRNVMIKQGRPRLIDFQGARLGPPGYDLASLLYDPYTDLSEPFREEMRSYYIQLRTGKPGFDLAAFTASYHFLAVCRLLQVLGAYGFLSRIKGKPLFRQYIPPAVRSLKGLLDREEFRFMPELRRVIINIRQKIEGRT from the coding sequence TTGACTGAGCTTCAACCGGACGAGAAATCAATCGAGTTCGTTCTGGCGGCCTGGCCTCGGGCGGCCCGGAGTCATGATGACCTGTCATGGGAGCCTCTCTATGGTGACGGATCGGACAGATGCTTTTATCGGGTGAGTTCCGGCTTAAGGACCGCGCTTCTGGTGCAGGGTCGAGACCGGGCTGAAAATCGCTCCTATGAGCTGATCGGCAGGCACCTCTGGTCATTGAACCAGGCTGGTCCTGAGTTTCTGGCCGTGGATCAGGAACACGGCCTTTTCTTAATCGAGGATCTGGGCAACTCTTCACTGCAGAACGTCGCCTGCACCCTGGACTTCAGCGGCCGAGTCGAAATGTATCAGCGTGTCATCAGCCTCATGGCCAATGTTCATCAAAAAGGGAAAAAAGGCTTCGATCCAAAATGGTGTTACCAGACTCCACGATACGACAGGGCCCTTATCCTGGACAGAGAAACCGGGTACTTCACCGCTCAGTTCCTGAGAGGCGACCTGGGATTAACCCTGCCGGTGCGGCGCCTGACCCCTGAGTTCGAGGCCCTGGCCGACGCGGCCCTGCATGAGACTGAGGCGGTTCTGATGCATCGGGACTTTCAATCCAGGAACGTCATGATCAAACAGGGGCGGCCTCGTCTGATAGATTTTCAGGGGGCGCGCCTCGGACCGCCCGGCTATGACCTGGCCAGTCTCCTTTACGATCCATATACCGACCTGAGCGAGCCTTTCCGTGAAGAAATGCGAAGTTATTACATTCAATTGCGAACAGGCAAGCCCGGATTTGACCTGGCCGCCTTTACGGCCAGCTACCATTTCCTGGCCGTGTGCCGGTTGCTGCAAGTCCTGGGCGCTTACGGCTTCTTAAGCCGGATCAAAGGCAAACCCCTTTTCAGACAGTACATCCCCCCGGCTGTACGGTC